A genomic region of Capra hircus breed San Clemente chromosome 19, ASM170441v1, whole genome shotgun sequence contains the following coding sequences:
- the STAT3 gene encoding signal transducer and activator of transcription 3 isoform X3, translated as MAQWNQLQQLDTRYLEQLHQLYSDSFPMELRQFLAPWIESQDWAYAASKESHATLVFHNLLGEIDQQYSRFLQESNVLYQHNLRRIKQFLQSRYLEKPMEIARIVARCLWEESRLLQTAATAAQQGGQANHPTAAVVTEKQQMLEQHLQDVRKRVQDLEQKMKVVENLQDDFDFNYKTLKSQGDMQDLNGNNQSVTRQKMQQLEQMLTALDQMRRSIVSELAGLLSAMEYVQKTLTDEELADWKRRQQIACIGGPPNICLDRLENWITSLAESQLQTRQQIKKLEELQQKVSYKGDPIVQHRPMLEERIVELFRNLMKSAFVVERQPCMPMHPDRPLVIKTGVQFTTKVRLLVKFPELNYQLKIKVCIDKDSGDVAALRGSRKFNILGTNTKVMNMEESNNGSLSAEFKHLTLREQRCGNGGRANCDASLIVTEELHLITFETEVYHQGLKIDLETHSLPVVVISNICQMPNAWASILWYNMLTNNPKNVNFFTKPPIGTWDQVAEVLSWQFSSTTKRGLSIEQLTTLAEKLLGPGVNYSGCQITWAKFCKENMAGKGFSFWVWLDNIIDLVKKYILALWNEGYIMGFISKERERAILSTKPPGTFLLRFSESSKEGGVTFTWVEKDISGKTQIQSVEPYTKQQLNNMSFAEIIMGYKIMDATNILVSPLVYLYPDIPKEEAFGKYCRPESQEHPEADPGSAAPYLKTKFICVTPFIDAVWK; from the exons ATGGCCCAATGGAATCAGCTCCAGCAGCTGGACACACGGTACTTGGAGCAGCTCCATCAGCTGTACAGTGACAGCTTCCCCATGGAGCTGCGGCAGTTTCTGGCCCCTTGGATCGAGAGTCAAGATTG GGCATATGCGGCCAGCAAAGAATCACATGCAACTTTGGTGTTTCATAATCTCTTGGGAGAAATTGACCAACAGTATAGCCGCTTCCTGCAAGAGTCCAATGTTCTCTATCAGCACAATTTGCGAAGAATCAAGCAATTCCTTCAG AGCAGATACCTTGAGAAGCCAATGGAGATTGCCCGAATTGTGGCCCGTTGCCTGTGGGAAGAGTCCCGCCTCCTCCAAACTGCAGCCACTGCAGCCCAG CAAGGGGGCCAGGCCAACCACCCCACAGCCGCCGTGGTGACGGAGAAGCAGCAGATGCTGGAGCAGCACCTGCAGGACGTCCGCAAGCGTGTCCAG GATCTAGAACAGAAGATGAAAGTGGTAGAGAATCTCCAGGATGATTTCGATTTCAACTAtaaaactctcaagagtcaagGAG ACATGCAAGATCTGAATGGAAACAACCAGTCGGTGACCAGGCAGAAGATGCAGCAGCTGGAACAGATGCTTACTGCCCTGGACCAGATGCGGCGC AGCATCGTGAGTGAGCTGGCGGGGCTTTTGTCAGCAATGGAGTATGTGCAGAAAACTCTCACGGATGAAGAATTGGCAGACTGGAAGAGGCGACAACAGATTGCTTGCATTGGAGGCCCTCCCAACATCTGCCTAGATCGGCTAGAAAACTG GATAACCTCATTAGCAGAATCCCAGCTTCAGACCCGCCAACAAATTAAGAAACTGGAGGAGCTGCAGCAGAAGGTTAGCTACAAAGGGGACCCCATTGTACAGCACCGGCCAATGCTGGAGGAGAGAATCGTGGAGCTGTTTAGAAACTTAATGAAAAG TGCCTTCGTGGTGGAGCGGCAGCCCTGCATGCCTATGCATCCTGACCGGCCATTAGTCATCAAGACCGGTGTCCAGTTCACAACTAAAGTCAG atTGCTGGTTAAATTCCCTGAGCTAAATTATCAACTTAAAATTAAAGTGTGCATTGACAA AGACTCCGGGGATGTTGCAGCTCTCAGAGG GTCCCGGAAATTTAACATTCTGGGCACAAACACGAAAGTGATGAACATGGAAGAGTCTAACAATGGCAGTCTCTCAGCGGAGTTCAAGCACTTG ACCCTGAGAGAGCAGAGATGCGGTAATGGGGGCCGAGCCAATTGTGAC GCCTCCCTGATTGTGACCGAGGAGCTGCACCTGATCACCTTTGAGACTGAGGTGTATCACCAAGGCCTCAAGATCGACCTGGAG ACGCACTCATTGCCAGTGGTGGTGATCTCCAACATCTGTCAGATGCCCAACGCCTGGGCATCCATCCTATGGTACAACATGCTGACCAACAACCCCAAG AACGTGAACTTTTTCACCAAACCCCCGATCGGAACGTGGGATCAAGTGGCCGAGGTGCTGAGCTGGCAGTTCTCCTCTACCACCAAGCGCGGGCTGAGCATCGAGCAGTTGACGACGCTGGCGGAGAAGCTCTTAG gacCTGGTGTGAACTATTCAGGGTGTCAGATCACATGGGCTAAATTTTGCAAA GAAAACATGGCTGGCAAAGGCTTCTCCTTCTGGGTCTGGCTGGACAACATCATTGACCTGGTGAAAAAGTACATCCTGGCCCTTTGGAACGAAGG GTATATAATGGGCTTCATCAGCAAGGAGAGGGAACGGGCCATCTTGAGCACTAAGCCCCCAGGCACCTTCCTGTTGAGATTCAGTGAAAGCAGCAAAGAAGGAGGAGTCACCTTCACCTGGGTGGAGAAGGACATCAGCG GCAAGACCCAGATCCAGTCAGTGGAACCTTACACCAAGCAGCAGCTGAACAACATGTCATTTGCTGAAATCATCATGGGCTATAAGATCATGGATGCCACCAATATCCTGGTGTCTCCGCTGGTCTATCTCTACCCTGACATTCCAAAGGAGGAGGCATTCGGAAAGTACTGTCGGCCGGAGAGCCAGGAGCATCCCGAAGCTGACCCAGGTA GTGCTGCCCCATACCTGAAGACCAAGTTCATCTGTGTGACACC ATTCATTGATGCAGTTTGGAAATAA